The Lolium rigidum isolate FL_2022 chromosome 1, APGP_CSIRO_Lrig_0.1, whole genome shotgun sequence region cgcgctaaggattgttccgccgtaacgggtcaagtcccgaagtcggtccttaacgatgtgtagccgaggtgggtttccccggaggccgcaacccccagccaccacgaccacgcttacctgctcgttatgtacctttaacccccaagcaaaatgcaatgcatatgaccaggtaacgcgcaaactatgtgactcatggaatctactaggcaagttagtgagtcgagagggtaccataatagggcctcgtgtggttgtacgctcggtcttggttcaagaggcgagaactcggttcctagggtcggcgaaacgaaacaacccaccacatcccaatgtggcctctcgtccgagcctttaatcatgtttatcatcatcatctctatacttaccacgtcaacctgtcatgctagttcatttcattgtatggctccagtccgaagaccggagtagtagcgtaacaaactaagcatggctaagcataaagatataaaggctctagcgacgcacacatgccaaacctagttatgctaggagcagtggatcaggtatttgaggctacaagggtggaacatgcaatagataggataactctacctatcgataaaagacggttgaatcgtgtgcaatatgtaggaaccagagtaaaagcatttgtaAAATCTTGTATGAAccgaggctagggcttgccttgtccccgacaaaccaatatggatcttcgaggatcccatgcttgacttgttcgccgATGGATCATTATTGATGCAGCgtcgttgttgatcttcatcgtctcgggcacgtgctctatcgatcgcgaagaagcaaatactataaagagaggaataacaatcaacacatggcataatgcaatgcacattcaaagatgatgatatgtcaaattaatggaattgagtaaaccctagatgcatcatcagattaaaggggttccggcatcggacaccgccatatgagaggggtgtattagggttctctaataaggctccacatttaattggttcaagcatgtatgaaacatggataaacaattaggaaatgtttttctgatcattttgatatataattttatatttttctgatttaaaatgaattatttatgaatttcccaagtttaattcattttaaatcaatttcagaaaattatataaataataataaagttggacccacatgtcataattttattcttttctaaacatttcttaaattattaaaattctgaccaggggaccccacatgtcatattatttctATTTAAAAAATACAGGAATAAATATACAGAAAATGGAAAAACTATttatggcgtcatgctgacgtcatgctgacgtcagcatggccatgagctcACAATTGAGCTCGGCCGGGATTCAATCCGGCGATTGGGCGGGTTGCAGGGGCGCGCGCGAGGGGAATCGGCGCGGCTCGACGTGTCGGACCATCTGGTGGCGTCGCCACCCCGAAAAGGTcgccggagcgacgccggcgacaacgtgcggcggcggccggggcgagTGCCTCGCGCGCGGCGGCGCTAGAGGGCGACGGGGAGCGAGGCGAGGGCACGGGAGAGAGAGGAGCTCACCACGAGCTCGATGGAGTGGTCGGCGACGCCGGggagggctcgccggcggcgTATTTGAGCGGGGCGGGCCGGCCGGAGGTGGGTTAGGTTAGGTTCCTGGGGGCGTCGGAGACCGTGGGGAAGGGGAGAAGTGGCCTAGGGCTtccgggcggcggcgacggaggtatttgtaggccgccgggggcggcggctcGAATCTTGACGCGCGGCACGAGCTCGGCCGGTGCTGCCGCCGAGCTGCTTCTGGAACGCGGTAGGGGATGACTTGGCATTTTGCGGATAACCCCACAGGGGTCGGGGTGGGCTGAGATGGGGCTGCGGTGGATTGGCCTCTTGGGCTGCGCAGAGGGAGGAGGGCAGAGAGGAGAGTTGGGCTGCGGCCCAACTAGGTGAGAgaggttctcttctttcttttttttcaaaattctgttttctattttgtttccaAATTCTTTTGCATTTTGGAACTGATTTGAAACTTCAAATTTTCTAAAAGAGGGAGATTTGCATACCATTAGGGTTTTCCAAattatttcttttgtgcaattttcTTAGAAAATCATGATGCTGATgaaatgatgcacaatcaaaaccctaaactaggttTAGCAGAACAGGGGTGTTACACCCAGTGTAAAAAACATCGGATAGCCTAACATACTTCTGCCTGTAGAAATTCCCAATGGGTCTGGTTGAACAGTAAGGGAAAAGCATCAGGCCCAGGAGCCTTCGTCGGTCGCATCTGGAAGAGGGATGCTTTAATCTCTTCATTAGTATACTCCTTGGTCAATTCTGCATTCATCTCATCTGACACTTTTTCGGGTATTGAATCAAGGACATGATCAATAGATAAGGTAGGTTATGACGAGAAAAGTGCTCCATTTTTTTTGGAGCATACCTTTTATTTCATATCGATCTTCACAGCGAGACCCATCATCACGTCGATCTCAATAAGTTAATCTTGTTTGCTCGTTTGCATGTGGTAGCTTTCGCATGGAAGAAGGCGGTGTTTCGCGCACCCTCACGTAACCAATCCACCCGATAATAGACGTTGGCGAGCTGTAACACATAGATCCTTCTCGAGCTTGCGTATTTCCGGCTGATCCAACTCAATAGCGGTCAATCGGTCATactccttccggtctcttttaatggactaggatttagtacaactcaatagcggtcaattaaaaaagaccggagggagtacgtaTTTGTTTCAAGTGTGACATTCTAGCTTCCGGATCTTGTTTCAGACCAATTCACGGCTCCAGGCCTTCAAGGAGCCGGCCACACGTTGGAGAGTGGACCAGGTCGAGTGCAACAAGTGTGTACCGCATGCACTCTTAGCCCAAACTTTCTCAAAAACCTCTTTGATAATCCGGGGCCCTCAACAAAGCAGCTTCAAAGCGAAACGTGGCCTGGACTGGAGCCTTATCCCTGCACGTCACTCAGCTTTGAGAGGCTAATTAAGATAGCCACGTGATCAGACGTTGTAGTAACAAGATTTTCCACAGAACAATCATCGTAAAGGGTCGAGTAATCTCAATCAGCTACAGCTCGGTGAGGCGGCCGGTCAGCTTCGGCGTGCAGACTTGCTCACCCTTTGACTCCGTCCAACCGTGGTGCGCCCATGCTTGCGGAGCTTCTGTTTCCTCGGCGGTGCGTGCACCCAGAGGGTTGCAGTCCAAGGTGACCCGTGTGGAATTCCGAGTCCATTCTTTAACCCCGCGTGCAAGCACTACATAAAGGGCACACCGCATCTGCCTTGGCCACAATTCTACACGGAGCGACAGAAGCAAACACTGAAAGGGAGAGCGCGCAGCAGCTTGGAAGCGACGAAAGGAGCAGACAAAGTCTAGTCTAGCACAGTACGTAGCACTAGCAGAGATCGGAGTAGCTAGCTACGTAAGGAGCCATGTCGCCCGTGCACGTCCCGGAGCTCAGCAACAGCGGGTCCCTGACCCTGGACCCGGTGCACCGGACGCTCAGCCGCCTCGCCctcgcgtcgtcggcggcggccatGACGCCCAGGTCCCCGCCGCCGTCCTACGGGAGCATCGTCACCGTGCTCagcatcgacggcggcggcgtccgcggcATCATCCCCGGTACCATCCTCGCCTTTCTCGAAGAGAAGCTCCAGGTGAGGGAGAACACTAGTTTACTTCAGTTCCCCTGCTCTTGCATGCCTCTATGGTACTGCATGGCGCAACAGCTCTAATGGATGCTTATTAACTTGTTTGGGGCGGCGCGCGTGCGTGTCTTCAGGAGCTCGATGGGCCCGACGCGAGGCTCGCAGACTACTTCGACGTGATCGCCGGGACGAGCACCGGAGGGCTCGTCACCGCCATGCTCACTGCGCCTAACGCCCAGGGCCGCCCGCTCTTCGCCGCCAAGGACATCAACAGCTTCTACCTGGAGCACTGCCCAAAGATCTTCCCTGCCGTCAGCGGCGGGCCTCTCGGCTTGCTCAGGAGCATCAGGGGGCCCAAGTACGACGGCCAGTACCTCCACTCCGTCGTCAGAAAGCTGCTCGGCGACACGCGGGTAGACCAGGCTCTGCAGAACATCGTAATCCCCACCTTCGACATCAAGCTGCTCCAGCCCACCATCTTCTCCAGATACGACGTGCGTACATACATAAATCATCCTGCTCGTAGATCGATTACCTGATACTTTCATGTCGATCGACCAAACCGTGCTTACATTTCACATGATTGTATAAACAGGCCATGAACGACGTCTCCAAGAACGCTCTCCTGGCCGACGTCTGTATCAGCACGTCCGCAGCGCCTACTTACCTCCCCGGCCACCACTTCGAGACCAAGGACAAGGATGGCAAGCCCCGGGCCTTCAACCTTATCGACGGAGGCGTCGCCGCAAACAACCCGGTCAGTCGTCAGTAATTATATAGTTTTCAGTCTCTGTCCCATTATTAGcagaactagcacagtggccctggcAAATGCGAGGGTATCATCGTTATCGCCCtgaatatttttttaaataaatttaCACTTCTTACTTCATTCAAGTATACATGACACTTTATAGACATACATACATTCTCGAAGTTATAATTTAGATACTTATTTAATATGAATATGTTGCTAAATGGTTGAGTATTTTGAAAAACCGTAATAAAATTATTATGAAAAATGGGTCCTAGTAATCTGTTACACTTATATTGTTAAAGTAGAATATGCTGATTCCAGGAATTTTAGAGTGTCTCTTCTAATTTACGATTGATTTTATATGTTTTATTTTACCCTAAGCCCACTCTTAAATCTATAAGCCTACATTTGTGCACAAATATATTTGTTGTGTCAAGTGACAGTACTACGTGCTTGGGCGATAAAGTCGTCACCACGATCATATTTTTTCTAGCTTATCATCAACACACATAGACACAATATTCATAAATCTCCCCTTTTAAATAAGTGTCTTGGATTTGTGTAAATTCACATGTATCTAAtacctccgtctcagtttaacaGGCGCGCACGTAGGTCGacgaaatataaattatatatgtACAAAATCTATACCATTAGATTTGTATTTAAAAAAGGTTGCGAATGATATAACTTTTTGACATATATTTCATAtgttattgaccaaaataatgatCAGAGCAATTTTTTGGAGTACGTGCACGCTTGTTAAACCGAGACGGACGAAGTACACACTAAAACGCTTCTAGATTCTCTTGGAACTATAAAAATCTGAATCATCTAATTCGTGGGGAGTAATGTATGTACCATCGATTTGCTCTCAACGATGACTAAGGATATTTTTTAAACCACCCGTTGTTGACCTACTTGGATGAATATATTCCCGATGCTAATAAACCTTCAAACAAAAATTGATTATCTCGATCTTATAATACTCCTTGGTTCCTAGCACTCTCATTGCACGGAAAGATTACCGACTCGCTAGAAAGAAAGAAATCATACGTGTGGAAAAGCAACATCATTATTCATTTGTTACCTATGTGCGGGAACAATGCAGCATGCATGGCTTCTGTTTTCTCCTTAACAATGCAGCATGCATGGCTTCTGTTTTCTCCTTTTTTGGTACCGGCGTGCATGGCTTGTTGTATAGATCCTGGTTGTGCATGCCTTGAGTATTGATCTCAGCTGTTCATTGGCCGAACCCCTGACATCCTGATATTTTTTTACTTAACTGAAGTGTCTTGCATGTAGGACTCCATGTACGGGTCAATTGATCTGCTTTTCACATTTATCGTAACACATTTGGACTCTGCCCGATCGATCGTCGCAACAGTTGTAAATATACAGAGACTGTTCCAAATCTACCGTTGGCATGACAAGTTATCTAATAAAACAGACTTACGTTGCATTACGTGATTATATGCCTTAAATTGTAACCGCAAAATTTTGATCTAACTGTCTAAATAATTTTGACTTGATCGAGACAGAGTAGTAAACATCTACCGGTGAATACTCAGATCCAGACAATGTGATTTACCTAGTAAAGTACAATACAATTTCTCGCGAACTGATTATACCCGATAAAACGTATAGCTAGAATTAACTTGCacatatttgatttgattttttattttttaaataaatGTATAGATGTGGTCTTTAGCTTGGCACATGCACGTGCATGGAGTTATGTGGAAtttaaattttcagaaaaaatatAGTATCATATATGCTACACAGTCTGTAGGTTTGCTCTTTGATTTGCCTTTTACACTCAACGGTGGGCGTGAAGGCCAAGTCAATTTGGCATTTAGGGCTGCAGCTAGTTTAGTTGGATC contains the following coding sequences:
- the LOC124684025 gene encoding patatin-like protein 2, translated to MSPVHVPELSNSGSLTLDPVHRTLSRLALASSAAAMTPRSPPPSYGSIVTVLSIDGGGVRGIIPGTILAFLEEKLQELDGPDARLADYFDVIAGTSTGGLVTAMLTAPNAQGRPLFAAKDINSFYLEHCPKIFPAVSGGPLGLLRSIRGPKYDGQYLHSVVRKLLGDTRVDQALQNIVIPTFDIKLLQPTIFSRYDAMNDVSKNALLADVCISTSAAPTYLPGHHFETKDKDGKPRAFNLIDGGVAANNPTMLAMTHVSKQILLGNQDFFPIKPADYGKFMVLSLGTGSAKVEEKYDAAACGKWGILGWLYNGGASPLIDSFSQASADLVDIEASVLFQALRCEKRYLRIQDDELKGDTSSVDVSTPENLNKLVGVGKALLKRSVCRVDVETGKSVPDKNRGTNEEELAHFALMLSQERKARFQKKGVSVTH